In Streptomyces longhuiensis, the following proteins share a genomic window:
- a CDS encoding PucR family transcriptional regulator, translating to MLLESIAGGGSTRRQLSGVVIHDPLDEAQFPAQAVVLGVGIHEPDDVVRLLYDLGRKGAAALVVRSPFTATVEIRRAADESGVALLGLTRGASWAQVAAMLRTLLVEGDIGDISPQTLGGMPSGDLFALANAVAALLDAPVTIEDRSSRVLAFSGRQDEADQSRVETILGRQVPERFTLGLARNGVFDRLHRGHAPVYVDPLHDESMTVPRVALAVRAGDEILGSIWAAVPGPLSKERTQALIDAGKLVALHMLRLRAGADVERRLRADLVSTALEGGKGAPEAIARLGLVGQPAIVLALGLFGGSDADPSTEDGLRRVADRQRVADALAMHLSAVQARSAVALVGDVAYGIVPMPGSQADCQERSIRVASTFLERTGQRVDAAIGIGPPALDGSVLSRSRDGADRALRVLLAHGGARRVATAEEVHVDALMLDLADLAAARGDVATGPVARLLDYDARHQSQLVHTLSCWLDAFGDVAAASAAAYVHPNTFRYRLRRVAEVGEINLDDPGERFAAMLQLRLHPAHHCE from the coding sequence GTGTTGCTGGAGTCGATCGCCGGCGGCGGGAGCACGCGCCGGCAACTGAGCGGCGTAGTCATCCACGACCCGCTCGACGAGGCGCAGTTCCCCGCGCAGGCCGTCGTCCTCGGTGTGGGGATCCACGAACCGGACGACGTGGTCCGCCTCCTGTACGACCTCGGCCGCAAGGGCGCGGCGGCGCTCGTCGTCCGGTCACCGTTCACAGCGACCGTGGAAATCCGGCGGGCCGCCGACGAGTCCGGCGTCGCCCTGCTCGGACTCACCCGCGGAGCCTCCTGGGCGCAGGTCGCCGCCATGCTCCGCACCCTGCTCGTCGAGGGAGACATCGGCGACATCTCACCGCAGACGCTGGGCGGCATGCCGTCCGGCGATCTGTTCGCGCTGGCCAATGCCGTGGCCGCGCTGCTGGACGCGCCGGTCACCATCGAGGACCGCAGCTCACGGGTGCTCGCCTTCTCCGGCCGCCAGGACGAGGCCGACCAGTCCCGCGTGGAGACGATCCTGGGCCGCCAGGTCCCGGAACGGTTCACCCTCGGCCTGGCGCGCAACGGCGTCTTCGACCGACTTCATCGCGGCCATGCGCCCGTGTACGTCGATCCGCTCCACGACGAGTCGATGACCGTGCCCCGGGTGGCGCTCGCGGTACGGGCCGGCGACGAGATCCTCGGCTCGATCTGGGCGGCCGTGCCCGGGCCCTTGTCCAAGGAGCGGACGCAGGCCCTGATCGACGCCGGCAAGCTGGTCGCACTCCACATGCTGCGTCTGCGCGCGGGCGCCGACGTCGAACGCCGACTGCGGGCCGACCTGGTGAGCACCGCACTCGAAGGCGGCAAGGGAGCACCGGAGGCGATTGCGCGGCTCGGGCTCGTGGGACAGCCCGCGATCGTTCTGGCCCTGGGGCTGTTCGGCGGTTCGGACGCCGATCCGTCGACGGAGGACGGTCTGCGCCGGGTCGCGGACCGCCAGCGGGTCGCGGACGCGCTGGCCATGCACCTGAGTGCGGTCCAGGCGCGCTCGGCCGTGGCACTGGTGGGCGACGTGGCCTACGGCATCGTGCCGATGCCGGGGAGCCAGGCGGACTGCCAGGAACGGTCGATCCGCGTCGCGTCGACCTTCCTCGAACGCACCGGGCAGCGCGTGGACGCGGCGATCGGCATCGGCCCGCCCGCTCTCGACGGCTCCGTGCTCAGCCGCTCGCGTGACGGCGCGGACCGGGCACTGAGAGTGCTGCTCGCCCACGGGGGCGCCCGGCGCGTGGCCACGGCGGAGGAGGTCCACGTCGACGCACTCATGCTGGACCTCGCCGATCTGGCCGCCGCGCGCGGGGACGTGGCGACCGGGCCCGTCGCCCGCCTGCTCGACTACGACGCCCGCCACCAGTCGCAGCTCGTCCACACACTCTCGTGCTGGCTGGACGCCTTCGGTGACGTGGCCGCCGCGTCCGCCGCGGCCTACGTGCACCCCAACACTTTCCGGTACCGGCTGCGACGGGTCGCGGAGGTCGGTGAGATCAATCTGGACGACCCCGGTGAGCGGTTCGCGGCGATGCTGCAACTCCGGCTCCACCCGGCCCACCACTGCGAGTAG
- the menC gene encoding o-succinylbenzoate synthase, protein MKPSGVELLRVQMPLVAPFRTSFGTQNVRELLLVRVVTPNGEGWGECVTMGGPLYSSEYVDGAEHVLRNFLVPALMEVGEVTASRVAPLLARFKGHRMAKAALEMAVLDAELRAHDLSFAAALGSTRDSVPCGVSVGIMDSVPQLLDVVGGYLDAGYVRIKLKIEPGWDVEPVRAVRERFGDDVLLQVDANTAYTLSDVSQLARLDPFELLLIEQPLDEEDLLGHAELARRIRTPVCLDESIVSARSAADAITLGACRIVNIKPGRVGGYLEARRVHDVCAAHGIPVWCGGMIETGLGRAANVALASLPGFTLPGDTSASDRFYKTDITEPFVLQDGHLPVPQGPGLGVTPIPDLLAEVTTSTVWLGS, encoded by the coding sequence ATGAAGCCCAGTGGTGTGGAACTTCTGCGTGTCCAGATGCCGTTGGTGGCACCGTTCCGGACGTCGTTCGGTACGCAGAACGTACGGGAACTGCTGCTCGTACGCGTCGTGACGCCGAACGGTGAGGGCTGGGGCGAGTGCGTCACCATGGGAGGGCCGCTCTACTCCTCGGAATACGTCGACGGCGCCGAACACGTGCTGCGGAACTTCCTGGTCCCGGCCCTGATGGAGGTGGGTGAGGTCACCGCGAGCCGAGTCGCGCCCCTTTTGGCCAGATTCAAGGGTCACCGGATGGCGAAGGCCGCGCTCGAAATGGCCGTGCTCGACGCCGAACTGCGAGCGCACGACCTGTCCTTCGCCGCCGCGCTCGGGTCCACACGGGACTCCGTTCCATGCGGGGTCTCGGTCGGCATCATGGACTCAGTACCCCAACTCCTGGACGTCGTAGGCGGCTATCTCGACGCCGGCTATGTGCGGATCAAGCTGAAGATCGAACCCGGTTGGGACGTCGAGCCGGTGCGAGCGGTGAGGGAGCGCTTCGGCGACGATGTGCTGCTTCAGGTCGACGCCAACACGGCGTACACCCTGTCCGACGTGTCCCAGCTCGCCCGTCTGGACCCCTTCGAGCTCCTTCTCATCGAGCAGCCCCTGGACGAGGAGGACCTCCTGGGCCACGCCGAGCTGGCTCGTCGCATCCGCACGCCGGTCTGCCTCGACGAGTCGATCGTGTCCGCCCGTTCTGCTGCCGACGCGATCACGCTCGGCGCCTGTCGCATCGTGAACATCAAGCCCGGCCGGGTCGGCGGATACCTCGAGGCACGGCGGGTGCACGACGTCTGCGCCGCCCACGGGATCCCCGTGTGGTGCGGTGGCATGATCGAGACCGGGCTCGGGCGGGCGGCCAACGTCGCGCTCGCCTCGCTGCCCGGGTTCACCCTGCCCGGAGACACCTCGGCGTCGGACCGGTTCTACAAGACCGACATCACCGAACCGTTCGTCCTGCAGGACGGACACTTGCCGGTGCCCCAGGGGCCGGGTCTCGGTGTCACGCCGATTCCCGACCTACTGGCGGAGGTCACCACCTCGACGGTGTGGCTCGGTTCGTAG
- a CDS encoding GNAT family N-acetyltransferase: MDIRALTEVSDLTEVCRLFASIWQPGAGAQPVTTELLRAMAAAGNYVAGAYEGDELLGACLGFFGSPAKASLHSHIAGVAPRGLGRGIGFALKLHQRAWALRQHVSLITWTFDPLVRRNAHFNLAKLGADPARYLPDFYGPMRDGINGAGDTDRLMVRWNLPGPAASAASLGEPARLDAAALRERGAAAALSVAPDGGPLTAVADGPVVLVGVPPDIETLRRTDPSQGQAWRVALREVLGGLMAEEARVIGFDRAGWYVVSREKSS, from the coding sequence GTGGACATCCGGGCCCTGACCGAGGTGTCGGACCTGACCGAGGTCTGCCGGCTCTTCGCCTCGATCTGGCAGCCGGGCGCCGGTGCCCAACCGGTGACGACCGAGCTGCTGCGGGCGATGGCCGCGGCAGGGAACTACGTCGCGGGGGCGTATGAAGGAGACGAGCTTCTGGGAGCCTGCCTCGGCTTCTTCGGCAGCCCGGCCAAGGCGAGCCTGCACAGCCACATCGCCGGGGTCGCGCCGCGAGGTCTCGGCCGGGGGATCGGGTTTGCCCTCAAACTGCACCAGCGCGCCTGGGCGTTGCGCCAGCACGTCTCGCTGATCACCTGGACTTTCGATCCCCTGGTGCGGCGGAACGCGCATTTCAACCTGGCCAAGCTCGGCGCCGATCCGGCGCGCTACCTGCCCGACTTCTACGGGCCGATGCGCGATGGCATCAACGGCGCCGGTGACACCGACCGGCTGATGGTCCGTTGGAACCTTCCGGGCCCGGCGGCCTCCGCCGCTTCGCTCGGCGAGCCCGCCCGGCTCGACGCCGCCGCGCTGCGAGAGCGCGGTGCGGCAGCCGCCCTGTCGGTCGCACCTGACGGGGGACCGCTGACCGCAGTGGCGGACGGACCGGTCGTGCTGGTCGGCGTGCCGCCGGACATCGAGACACTCCGGCGTACGGACCCGAGTCAGGGCCAGGCGTGGCGCGTGGCGCTGCGGGAGGTGTTGGGAGGCCTGATGGCGGAGGAAGCCAGGGTCATCGGATTCGATCGTGCCGGATGGTACGTGGTCTCAAGGGAGAAGTCGTCATGA